A region from the Arvicola amphibius chromosome 12, mArvAmp1.2, whole genome shotgun sequence genome encodes:
- the Fam177b gene encoding protein FAM177B — protein sequence MNGPRKSATPKRVIHFADGNTMEEYSTEEEEEKEGQNSADNPSKLSWGSYFWFWAGQVASNSFSTCEFLGERFAIFFGLTESKYQYVLNEYHRTQNKVVDKETEGNGPEAQDAKIPNENCYLGAGGQEYGAISSRGGLVADSSS from the exons atgaatggACCTCGTAAAAGCGCTACTCCCAAAAGGGTTATCCACTTTGCTGATGGAAACACCATGGAAGAATACagcacagaggaagaggaagaaaaagagggccAGAACTCAGCAGATAACCCT tcTAAACTTTCATGGGGATCATACTTCTGGTTTTGGGCAGGTCAAGTAGCAAGCAATTCATTTTCTA CTTGTGAATTCCTTGGTGAAAGATTTGCCATCTTCTTTGGTCTTACCGAATCCAAATATCAGTATGTGCTGAATGAGTatcacagaacacaaaataagGTCG TTGACAAGGAGACTGAAGGGAATGGACCAGAGGCCCAGGATGCCAAGATTCCTAACGAAAACTGTTACCTGGGAGCTGGTGGCCAAGAGTATGGGGCCATCTCTTCCAGAGGAGGCCTGGTGGCAGATTCCAGCTCATGA